In the genome of Vicia villosa cultivar HV-30 ecotype Madison, WI linkage group LG7, Vvil1.0, whole genome shotgun sequence, one region contains:
- the LOC131618042 gene encoding MLO-like protein 1, producing the protein MSGGGEGEGSDLQFTPTWVVALVCTVIVAVSFAVERSLHLLGKYLKKKNQKALFQALQKIKEELMVLGFISLFLAITQNTITKICVPESWTLHMLPCSLDKKDKEESKLSSTSHFQRFFSSNHVFSAARRLLADEGDDHPSTSEKLGYCAAKGKVPLIAEEAVHHLHIFIFVLAVVHVTSCVLTIIFGGLNIRRWKHWEDSIATDENIESQHAPEQMESVTHVHQHEFIQSHFRGFGKDSTIIGWVRSFFKQFYGSVTKLDYVTLRLGFIMTHCKTNPKFNFHKYMNRALEDDFKKVVGISWYLWIFVVIFMLLNVNGWHAYFWIAFIPVILLLAVGTKLEHVIIQLAHEVAEKHSAIQGELVVQPSDDHFWFHRPRIVLFLIHLILFQNSFEIAYFFWIWVTYGFNSCIMGDLPYSIPRLVIGLFVQVLCSYSTLPLYAIVTQMGTNFKNAIFDEQMQVRLAGWAQKAKKKGLRGNNGQSGQGSSHNNGGSVGIQLGSAFRRAGAPENNTNVPRGEESV; encoded by the exons ATGAGTGGTGGTGGAGAAGGTGAAGGAAGTGATTTACAGTTTACTCCAACATGGGTTGTTGCTCTTGTTTGCACTGTCATTGTTGCTGTTTCTTTTGCTGTTGAACGTTCTCTTCATCTTCTTGGCAAGTACCTTAAGAAGAAAAACCAGAAAGCACTCTTTCAAGCCTTACAAAAAATCAAAGAag AGTTGATGGTATTGGgatttatttctttgtttttggCTATAACACAAAATACAATAACAAAAATATGTGTTCCAGAAAGTTGGACTCTTCATATGCTTCCTTGTAGTCTTGACAAGAAAGATAAAGAAGAGTCAAAATTatcttccacttcacattttCAGAGATTTTTCTCTTCCAATCATGTTTTTAGCGCGGCTCGGCGCCTTCTAGCTGACGAGGGCGATGATCATCCATCAACATCTGAGAAACTTGGATACTGTGCTGCCAAG GGCAAGGTGCCTCTGATAGCTGAGGAAGCAGTGCATCActtgcatatatttatttttgttctagcTGTTGTTCATGTCACTTCATGTGTTTTGACTATAATTTTTGGAGGATTAAAT ATTCGTCGATGGAAGCATTGGGAAGATTCTATTGCTACTGATGAAAACATTGAATCACAACATG CTCCGGAACAGATGGAATCGGTGACTCATGTTCATCAGCATGAGTTTATACAAAGTCATTTTAGGGGTTTTGGCAAAGATTCTACTATAATAGGATGGGTG AGATCGTTTTTCAAGCAATTTTATGGATCTGTGACGAAATTGGATTATGTGACATTAAGACTTGGTTTTATAATG ACTCATTGTAAGACAAATCCGAAATTTAATTTTCACAAATACATGAACCGCGCACTCGAAGATGATTTCAAGAAAGTCGTTGGTATTAG TTGGTATCTTTGGATCTTTGTGGTCATATTTATGTTGCTTAATGTCAATG GTTGGCACGCGTATTTCTGGATTGCTTTTATTCCCGTCATT CTTCTGCTTGCTGTTGGAACAAAGCTAGAACATGTAATAATTCAATTAGCGCATGAAGTAGCTGAAAAACATTCAGCCATACAAGGTGAACTAGTTGTTCAACCATCAGATGATCACTTCTGGTTTCATCGTCCTCGCATCGTGCTCTTCTTGATTCACTTGATCCTTTTCCAAAATTCTTTCGAGATTGCATACTTTTTCTGGATTTGGGTAACATATGGCTTTAACTCATGTATAATGGGAGACCTTCCTTACAGCATTCCAAGGCTCGTTATTGG GTTATTTGTTCAAGTGCTATGTAGTTATAGTACTCTACCACTATATGCAATTGTTACACAG ATGGGAACTAATTTTAAGAATGCTATATTTGATGAACAAATGCAAGTTCGTCTTGCTGGTTGGGCACAAAAGGCAAAGAAGAAAGGATTAAGAGGTAATAATGGCCAATCTGGCCAAGGAAGTTCTCATAATAATGGTGGAAGTGTTGGTATTCAGTTAGGTTCAGCTTTTAGAAGGGCAGGTGCCCCAGAAAACAACACTAATGTACCTAGAGGTGAAGAGTCTGTATGA